CGTGTATGCCAGGTTCAAGGAGCATAATGGGTGGAGTGGGAAGAAGGCCGGGCGGTTGGAGATCTTCCAGCCTGCCGCCGTGGGGGGCAAGGCGCTTGCTGATGAGCTGGTTGTTACTGGGCTGGCGACTGTTTACCTTATGATCCTGCAGGCATCGGGAGGTTAGGCTGCTACTGCTTCTGTTTAAATTTGCATTGTGGTGTATTTGTTTAATATCCCTGTTAGCCTGTTATTACTATAGATCTTGATGTTAATATACCATCGCGCCTACTTTCTGGCTATCACAACTCCGCAAGACATGTGGATAATAAAAGCTATTCCGAATACATAAATAGCCATGCCTGTCCGGCTGTAGTCTACAACTTTCAATTGCTGCCGAACAGCCATGCATTCCAGCACTGCGGTATTGCATATGATATTGATCCTATCATGGGCTTTCAAGGGAATAAAACGGAAAGTAATAGTGgctaaatataaattatgTTTTATACCAATTTGAAGACCTTCATGAAGCTAATAATGTCACTGAAGTTACGATGATATCCACGCCCTGTCTTCGAAATCGATCGTCGATTTTCAGATAGTCAATCTATAACGGTTAGTTTAGTGAGATAGAAGGTGATATTAATCTTACCCATCCAAGCCCAGCACCAGGTCGTCATATAGGTCACGACAATGGCCAGCTCTACATCCCTCACACCGGTCTCTATCGTGGGGACCCCTGCTTTGGCCCGCAGACGGCGGCCTCTGTACCTCGATCCCATTCCACCTCTTAATCCAATAACAGATCCTCTCTCCATAGGAATCATCGAGGACCGGTCGGCCAACACTATTGCAGTTTTTGCAGCGCTGATGGTATACTCGCGCGTTGTATTGCTCTCCGGGGTACATCCGAATCGTGATGGCGATTTTCTTGCTCGACCAGCCCTTGGAATGACATCGGCCATTGCGGCAAATGAAGCGGCCCATGATGTTCGTGTCCCGGAATCGAATATTACTATCGTCGTCATCCACATCGAGGAAGTCTAAATGCAGACCTTCCTCGTCTAGTAGGGCTGCTATATCGTCGTGCAGCTCTGGATGGAGCGACCATCGTGCAGCCGGTTTTCGCCCTTTGGGAGGCATCTCGGGAGTATAGAAGCAATAGCAAGGATATGCTTCAGTAACGAAGTTTCGCAAAAATGCTGGAATACCATTTGAGCTCTTTTGCTACAGCCTGCGTAGTAGGCATGGAGGTGGGGGAGAATAAATAATTCACGCGAGGGGCGAGGCACCCACTCAAAGTCCATCTATGTCATTACCATTAACACGTCACTGCGTCGAGATGGTTTGATGGAGAGATATTCCATCTGCAATGCAAGCTGTATAGCAATCACGGTGACTGACCCCGCGCTGGTAAAGTGGAAAAAGCAAGTACATTcccctcattctcctccattAGTAGTTGAGTATACTACATGCATGGTACTTCTGGGGCAGCCTAATGGCCAATAGCCAAAGGACATGTCAATCCCAACACACCAGGGCTGCCAACCTCTTGGACTGCTATCTACGCTCGCCATAACAGTCCCAGCCTTAGCACGATAGCTTTGACCTCTTGATATTAACAAGGCTGGTTCAGACCCATAGAAACGTACGAAATGCAAATGCGACTAGTACGTATATCGAACAGTCTAAACAGAGTATGGTTTTTCAACGAGTGTATACGGACCTTATAGTACGGTATAACCTGCCAAGACCAACATAAGTACTGACCATCCAGCTCTCCAGAGCactaaaaatgcagtgcaTAGTGCTGACGCCGACGATGGTGGACCGATGATGGTGGGTGGTGGTCACGACCGCAGAATAATATTCTAGGGCTTTTTTCTTAACTAATACTAagaatatcttacttaataCACAGTTTAATAACTATTtcttagtattatttaatttatctaCAGTTGGGTTTAAACGCCAATCTTCTTTAGTAGCGTTAGGGGAATTCCTTTATAACGATTAATAGGGCTTGTACTACACTACTACACCGAAAATCGTGTATggccagctatctccaatTAGACATGTCCTCATCCAAAGTTAAGAGCTATACTCAATCAGGCCAGTCCTGTAGACTCGGGTTTCGTTTCCACtgtataaaatattttaCGTATAGTTTACAAAAGCAGACAAAACCATCTCTCCTCGGCGAATTGTCAGGGACCGTGCGCCCACAAGTAGAATTATGTCTCATCAGGATTACGAATAGATTCTCGATCTGTTGCCCATAAGCTCGTTGACTGCCAGCCCAACGGATAAGAGCTCATTTGCCTTAACCCCGGCTCGTTACCGACGGAAAGACTAGCAGTACATCTACTAACACCGTAACCAGAGCTGTAGTTAGAGTCTAGACAGTGGGAACCGCCGATATATGACTTTTAGCTTCCAAGCAAGCTATGGCCGGTATATTCTCGGTTCGAATAAAAATCGACTGCAGCGGTATCGGCAATATAGGGATAAGAGGGCACCCAAAAGCATCTGACCTACTGCAGCTTCCGAGTCGATGGGTTGATGAGGGTTTAGAAGCAGAATCAGCCAGGTAAAGCTAACATTCCATTATAATTCAATAATTTTTTTCCGTGAGAAGCCGCTTCAGCCTGTCCGGAGTACAGCGGGGCAGCTGGTCAACAAAAGACGGTGTACACCAACACTGGGGCAAAATTGCCAGTCCAGCGGCCATTAAGCTGCTTCTATCTCTAACTAAAGTGTCTCACTTGCTGCCGATCTGGATTATTCCAGCAACACGTGGTGGGCCCCTTgagaaaaagggaagaaaaagGTGCTTATAAATCGAGCTTGTTTTGAATAATGCAAAACTAGTCCTCATACAGGTAAATCAAGTCCTTAAGCAGTTTAATGTCTGCCGAAATGGGCGAGAGTGGGTTCTTCAGGTCGATCGGTGAAATCATGCATGGATCCATGATGTCAATGCCCCGCGGTGTATAAAACCCCCAACCCTCGTTTACCCTCCTCACATTTAACATCAACAATATCTACTACAATACCTGTCCCTATTCGAAATCTATACAAAATGGCACCCAAggtcctcatcgtcctcacCTCCTTCGACAAGATCGAAGCCAACAACCACCCCACCGGCTGGTACCTGGTATGCCCCACCCTAAACCTGAGAAAATGTCCAGACAGCAATAATTAACCAATTCCCCGCCAATTCCAGCCCGAATTCGCACACCCCTGGGAAGTCCTGCACTCCAAGGCCGAGCTCACCATCGCCTCCCCCAATGGCGGCACCGCACCCCTAGACCCCTCCTCCGTCGCCATGTTCGAGAACGACCCCGTCTCCTCCAAATTCCTCAAGGAGCAGGAATCCCTCTGGAAGAACACGGAGAAGCTGTCCGACGTGTTTCCTCGCGCGTCTGAGTTCGACGCCATCTTCTACGTCGGTGGTCACGGCCGTATGTCCCCCAACATGAGTCGTAAACGACGTATTCCTTGAAAACTGACAACGGGTTTTGCTAGCAATGTTCGACCTCACAACCGATAAAACCTCCATCGCTCTAATCCAGACTTTCGCGAATGCACGCAAGCCCGTCGCAGCCGTCTGCCACGGCCCGTGCGTCTTCCTCAACGTAACCACCCCCTCAGGCAAACCCATTGTCGAGAACGCAGAAGTCACCGGGTTCTCGAACACCGAGGAAGACCAGGCGAATCTCAGCCAGGTGATGCCGTTTATgctggaggatgagctgcagaagaagtcTGGCGGGAAGTATGTCAAGGCGAACCAGCCTTGGGGCGAGAAGGTGGTTGTGGCCAAGGTTGCGGAGCTTGGGGGCCCGTTGATTACGGGGCAGAACCCGGCCAGTGCGACGGGGGTTGG
This genomic interval from Aspergillus puulaauensis MK2 DNA, chromosome 7, nearly complete sequence contains the following:
- a CDS encoding type 1 glutamine amidotransferase domain-containing protein (COG:S;~EggNog:ENOG410PNCK;~InterPro:IPR002818,IPR029062;~MEROPS:MER0031431;~PFAM:PF01965), encoding MAPKVLIVLTSFDKIEANNHPTGWYLPEFAHPWEVLHSKAELTIASPNGGTAPLDPSSVAMFENDPVSSKFLKEQESLWKNTEKLSDVFPRASEFDAIFYVGGHGPMFDLTTDKTSIALIQTFANARKPVAAVCHGPCVFLNVTTPSGKPIVENAEVTGFSNTEEDQANLSQVMPFMLEDELQKKSGGKYVKANQPWGEKVVVAKVAELGGPLITGQNPASATGVGEALVKALGL